The Desulforegulaceae bacterium genome includes a window with the following:
- a CDS encoding PhoH family protein: protein MENKFVKKIKITEQSQANQVFGEHNKNLIKISDLIPVSIQSRGNEVMIKGEPENVEFTSRVIKELCSVIKHGYPVFPRDVEYAVQILSKDDNVRLKDIFLDTVFISSKKSHLSPKNKSQKDYIDAMREKDIVFGVGPAGTGKTYLAMAMAVSFLQKKLVSRIILARPAVEAGEALGFLPGDLAEKVNPYLRPLYDALHDMLSFEKAQKFMAQGVIEVAPLAFMRGRTLNEAFIILDEAQNTTSEQMKMFLTRIGFGCHTVVTGDITQVDLPNSKKSGLIDALEILQDVDEMGFIFFTQNDVVRHPLVKKIIDAYEKREKLIAENKNEK, encoded by the coding sequence ATGGAAAACAAATTTGTAAAAAAAATTAAAATAACTGAACAAAGCCAGGCAAACCAGGTTTTCGGAGAACACAATAAAAATCTTATAAAAATATCAGACTTGATTCCCGTTTCAATTCAGTCAAGGGGCAATGAAGTAATGATAAAAGGAGAGCCCGAAAATGTCGAGTTTACATCAAGAGTAATAAAAGAGCTCTGCTCTGTAATTAAACACGGCTACCCTGTTTTTCCAAGAGATGTTGAATACGCAGTTCAGATATTAAGTAAAGATGACAATGTAAGACTGAAAGATATTTTTCTTGATACTGTGTTTATTTCTTCAAAAAAAAGCCATCTGTCCCCAAAAAACAAATCTCAAAAAGATTATATAGATGCCATGAGGGAAAAGGACATTGTCTTTGGAGTCGGCCCTGCAGGTACCGGTAAAACATACCTTGCCATGGCCATGGCTGTTTCTTTTCTCCAAAAAAAACTGGTCAGCCGGATTATTCTTGCAAGACCTGCAGTTGAAGCTGGAGAAGCCCTTGGTTTTCTTCCCGGAGATCTTGCTGAAAAAGTAAACCCTTATTTAAGACCCCTTTATGATGCTCTTCATGATATGCTGTCATTTGAAAAAGCACAAAAATTCATGGCCCAGGGAGTAATTGAAGTTGCTCCTCTTGCATTTATGAGAGGGCGGACACTTAATGAAGCCTTTATAATTCTTGATGAAGCTCAAAACACCACAAGTGAGCAAATGAAAATGTTTCTCACAAGAATTGGGTTTGGATGTCATACTGTGGTTACAGGGGATATAACCCAGGTAGATCTTCCCAACTCAAAAAAATCAGGACTTATTGATGCCCTTGAGATTCTTCAGGATGTAGATGAAATGGGGTTTATTTTTTTTACACAAAATGATGTTGTAAGACATCCTCTTGTAAAAAAAATAATTGATGCCTATGAAAAAAGAGAAAAACTAATTGCGGAAAATAAAAATGAAAAATAG
- the ybeY gene encoding rRNA maturation RNase YbeY — protein sequence MEILLQNRKNQSRITNQSLRKKTALILNALDCKDFEISIVITNDEDMRQINQKYRNIDKTTNVLSFPMDDESMIIPGIKILGDLVISEDTALKEAQDARITLEQRVSQLLVHGILHLLGYDHETSDEDDKIMTKKSKELISIIENDKNLSWWM from the coding sequence ATGGAAATCCTCCTCCAAAACAGGAAAAACCAGTCCAGGATAACAAACCAAAGCCTTCGGAAGAAGACGGCTCTTATCTTAAACGCCTTGGACTGTAAAGATTTTGAAATTTCAATTGTAATAACAAACGATGAGGATATGAGGCAAATTAACCAAAAGTATAGAAATATTGACAAAACCACCAATGTTCTTTCTTTTCCCATGGATGATGAAAGTATGATTATCCCGGGAATAAAAATTTTGGGAGACCTTGTAATTTCTGAAGACACTGCATTAAAAGAGGCTCAAGATGCCAGGATAACACTTGAACAAAGAGTTTCACAGCTCCTTGTCCACGGAATTTTGCACCTTTTGGGTTATGACCATGAAACAAGCGATGAAGATGATAAAATTATGACAAAAAAAAGTAAAGAACTTATCTCCATAATTGAAAATGATAAAAATCTTTCCTGGTGGATGTGA
- a CDS encoding HDIG domain-containing protein, which yields MKNRNHSQFFKKLGSGFDSPIIIPVSGIIIAAIFAFFVSDLFYFAGSDYKIGDIAPKTIKSIKYTVFEHPGKTEEKKREAASGVFSVYDLDSRMINETTRMIDLAFESGKKELEKIEKNPEDQPFPNLAAKKNFETHLGFEISQGAFNLLIENKFSEDLNSILKQIVVQILENGVVSNKNVLMKEEEKGITLRDIYTGEETFTSRLKRFYGPDQAQTMVRIIGDPLLKNYSYNIVNLIVDFAQRLIRPNITINQNETQERVYQAVENVPPVLYQINKGEIIVRKGDVINPLQMIKLNAYQKENNTKEQWLGVMGKSISILFFIIAIYMTFLKNLVDLTSNSNKNILFLTLVIIFNIILAKLLSIVPTAELSNGGYTIPDTAVKIILPVAASSMIVCLFFGQYQAYSIAIICAFICAMIFETNVAGLFIFFLINGVMGTFWIKECRERQVFVKAGAKLALLNLIVAPAFLIQIPQISMFEIAIGMLFAATGGLLSGILTGGISPLLEIIFGYSSDIKLMELSNPEQKLLRRLMLEAPGTYNHSMIVGTMAEAAAAEINANSILARVGGYYHDIGKLNKPLYFIENQRHGKNPHDKLSPSMSMLILTAHVKDGIALAKKYKLPEAVTAIISQHHGTSLIRYFYEKAKQKTTEKEPLKNHYKYPGPKPQSRVAAIVMLADITEAATRSLDNPSVSRIQGVVHKLINSTFSDNQLDECNLTLKDLHKIAKIFNKILSGIHHHRIKYIEEEKEESKKDGNPPPKQEKPVQDNKPKPSEEDGSYLKRLGL from the coding sequence ATGAAAAATAGAAACCATTCTCAATTTTTTAAAAAACTTGGGTCTGGGTTTGACAGTCCCATTATTATCCCTGTTTCAGGAATAATCATAGCGGCAATTTTTGCCTTTTTTGTCTCTGACTTGTTCTATTTTGCCGGAAGTGACTATAAAATCGGAGATATTGCACCTAAAACCATAAAATCTATTAAATATACTGTTTTTGAGCATCCAGGCAAAACAGAAGAAAAAAAACGCGAAGCAGCCTCAGGGGTTTTTTCAGTTTACGATCTTGACTCAAGAATGATCAATGAAACAACAAGAATGATAGATCTTGCCTTTGAATCCGGAAAAAAAGAACTGGAAAAAATTGAGAAAAACCCGGAAGATCAGCCCTTCCCCAATCTTGCTGCAAAAAAAAATTTTGAAACCCATTTAGGATTTGAAATAAGCCAGGGAGCATTCAACCTTTTAATTGAGAATAAATTTTCTGAAGATCTTAATTCGATTCTCAAACAAATTGTTGTTCAAATTCTTGAAAATGGTGTGGTGTCAAATAAAAATGTTTTAATGAAAGAAGAAGAAAAAGGAATAACTTTAAGAGATATTTATACTGGTGAAGAAACTTTCACAAGCAGACTCAAAAGGTTTTATGGCCCTGATCAAGCCCAAACAATGGTAAGAATTATTGGAGATCCCCTTTTAAAAAACTACTCATACAATATTGTAAACCTTATTGTTGATTTTGCACAAAGACTTATAAGACCAAATATAACAATCAACCAAAATGAAACCCAGGAAAGAGTTTATCAGGCCGTTGAAAACGTGCCACCAGTTCTTTACCAGATAAACAAGGGAGAAATAATTGTAAGAAAAGGAGATGTAATTAATCCCCTCCAGATGATCAAACTCAATGCCTATCAAAAAGAAAACAATACAAAAGAACAGTGGCTTGGGGTAATGGGAAAAAGCATTTCAATACTTTTTTTTATTATAGCCATCTATATGACTTTTTTAAAAAACCTGGTTGATTTAACAAGCAACTCCAACAAAAACATCCTCTTTCTAACCCTTGTGATAATTTTTAATATAATCCTTGCAAAACTTCTTTCTATTGTTCCAACTGCAGAACTTTCCAACGGAGGATATACAATCCCTGATACTGCTGTGAAAATTATTTTACCAGTGGCTGCTTCCTCAATGATAGTCTGCCTTTTTTTCGGTCAGTATCAGGCGTATTCAATTGCAATAATCTGTGCTTTTATCTGTGCAATGATATTTGAAACCAATGTGGCTGGATTGTTTATTTTCTTCCTGATAAACGGGGTAATGGGTACATTTTGGATTAAAGAATGCCGGGAAAGGCAGGTTTTTGTTAAAGCAGGAGCCAAGCTAGCCCTTTTAAACCTTATTGTTGCTCCAGCATTTCTTATTCAAATTCCACAAATATCAATGTTTGAAATTGCCATAGGAATGCTTTTTGCGGCTACAGGAGGTCTTTTATCAGGTATTTTAACAGGAGGAATTTCTCCCCTTCTTGAAATTATTTTTGGCTACTCCTCAGATATAAAACTAATGGAACTTTCCAATCCTGAGCAAAAACTTTTAAGAAGACTGATGCTTGAAGCACCTGGAACCTATAACCACTCAATGATAGTTGGAACAATGGCTGAAGCTGCTGCTGCAGAAATAAATGCCAACTCCATTCTTGCAAGGGTGGGAGGGTATTATCATGACATAGGGAAATTGAACAAACCTCTTTATTTCATTGAAAACCAAAGGCATGGCAAAAACCCCCATGATAAGCTTTCCCCTTCAATGTCCATGCTTATTTTAACTGCCCATGTAAAAGACGGAATCGCCCTTGCAAAAAAATATAAGCTGCCTGAGGCTGTTACTGCTATAATAAGTCAGCACCATGGAACAAGCCTTATAAGATATTTTTATGAAAAGGCAAAACAAAAAACAACTGAAAAAGAACCTTTAAAAAATCATTACAAATATCCAGGCCCCAAACCCCAGTCAAGGGTAGCTGCCATTGTAATGCTTGCAGATATTACTGAAGCCGCAACCAGATCCCTTGATAATCCAAGCGTATCAAGAATTCAGGGAGTTGTTCACAAGCTGATAAACTCAACTTTTTCTGACAACCAGCTGGATGAGTGTAATCTTACTCTTAAAGATCTCCATAAAATAGCTAAAATTTTCAACAAAATTTTAAGCGGAATTCATCATCACAGAATAAAATATATTGAAGAAGAAAAGGAAGAATCTAAAAAAGATGGAAATCCTCCTCCAAAACAGGAAAAACCAGTCCAGGATAACAAACCAAAGCCTTCGGAAGAAGACGGCTCTTATCTTAAACGCCTTGGACTGTAA
- a CDS encoding pyridoxine 5'-phosphate synthase, whose protein sequence is MSTLAVNVDHVATLREARKINYPDPVSAALLAELAGADGIVVHLREDVRHIQKRDVRLLRDTVQTKLILEMATTDKMLKFAMDILPDFVTLVPEKREELTTEGGLDLISNLDTTKYAVENLKNAAIPVTIFIDPNNEQIDLAKKIGADAIEIHTGNFCDAKNQVEQNQEFERIINSANHAKSLGLMVNAGHGLCYSSIKAFKGTNVIDEFSIGHSIVSRAVLVGMEKAVRDMLKLIGNL, encoded by the coding sequence ATGAGTACTTTAGCTGTTAATGTAGACCATGTTGCAACACTAAGAGAAGCAAGAAAAATAAATTATCCAGATCCTGTCAGTGCAGCTTTACTTGCAGAGCTTGCAGGAGCCGACGGGATTGTGGTTCATCTTCGTGAAGACGTAAGACATATCCAGAAAAGGGATGTCAGGCTTTTAAGAGACACAGTTCAGACAAAACTTATTCTTGAAATGGCAACCACTGATAAAATGCTTAAATTTGCAATGGATATTCTTCCCGACTTTGTAACCCTTGTTCCTGAAAAAAGGGAAGAACTTACAACCGAAGGCGGCCTTGATCTTATTTCAAATCTGGACACTACAAAATATGCAGTTGAAAACCTTAAAAACGCAGCCATACCTGTAACTATTTTTATTGATCCCAACAATGAGCAAATAGATCTTGCCAAAAAAATAGGAGCTGACGCAATAGAAATCCATACAGGAAATTTTTGTGACGCCAAAAACCAAGTTGAACAAAACCAGGAATTTGAAAGAATAATTAATTCTGCAAACCATGCCAAATCATTGGGCCTTATGGTTAATGCAGGACATGGGCTTTGTTATTCAAGCATAAAAGCTTTTAAAGGAACAAATGTAATTGATGAATTCAGCATTGGTCATTCAATTGTCTCAAGGGCAGTTCTTGTAGGTATGGAAAAAGCTGTAAGAGATATGTTGAAACTTATTGGTAACTTATAA
- a CDS encoding NAD(P)H-hydrate dehydratase — protein MFSESSRLVYSSVMPEIDKKTIFEFGLSGEVLMENAGRGCVRVLEENIDIFKKKIVIVCGPGNNGGDGFVIGRYLFKKALDLKIVFLSSSKKLPEDALLNYQRAKKLGIEIIEESTSLTKEIQDIIANSDIVIDSIFGTGLKSAPKGVFGETIDFINNSNKYLMAVDLPSGIEGDTGRYLKKAIKANISATFGFAKPAHYIEPGKKNRGKLFVIDIGIPFIVSDKFEENINILTKKYIKTLFKKREPSSHKGSFGHLGIIGGSASKPGAALLCSKAAHRSGAGLVTLCTPFDCDLGSSFNETMKFPVSSENGEFSEQSRNEIKEFVKDKTAIAVGPGMGKGKGAKKIIEFLLKNTRIPILIDADGLNLLSENKELLNYLDKRVILTPHPREMSRISEVSTEEILNDQIKSAKEFAQKYKCTLILKTSSSIIAFPNGKIKINTTGNPGLAAGGSGDVLSGICGAFLANGMSPQAAAEAGVFIHGYSADIISLEKGPFGYLPLETADNLPHIFKELC, from the coding sequence ATGTTTTCAGAAAGCTCAAGACTTGTCTACTCTTCTGTAATGCCCGAAATAGACAAAAAAACAATTTTTGAATTCGGACTTTCAGGTGAAGTGTTGATGGAAAACGCAGGAAGGGGCTGTGTCCGTGTTCTTGAAGAAAACATTGATATCTTCAAGAAAAAAATTGTTATTGTTTGTGGTCCGGGAAATAACGGAGGAGACGGATTTGTAATTGGAAGATATCTTTTTAAAAAAGCCCTTGATCTGAAAATTGTTTTTTTATCCAGTTCCAAAAAGCTTCCTGAAGATGCCCTTTTAAATTATCAAAGAGCAAAAAAGCTTGGAATTGAAATAATTGAAGAATCCACAAGTCTTACCAAAGAGATTCAAGACATAATTGCAAATTCAGATATTGTAATTGACTCAATTTTTGGTACAGGATTAAAGTCTGCTCCCAAAGGTGTTTTTGGAGAAACCATTGATTTTATAAACAACTCCAATAAATATCTAATGGCAGTTGATCTTCCCTCAGGAATAGAAGGAGACACTGGACGCTACCTTAAAAAAGCAATTAAAGCAAATATATCTGCAACCTTTGGATTTGCAAAACCTGCCCATTATATTGAACCAGGCAAAAAAAACAGGGGAAAACTTTTTGTCATAGACATAGGCATTCCTTTTATTGTTTCAGACAAATTTGAAGAAAATATAAATATTTTAACAAAAAAATATATAAAAACTCTTTTTAAAAAAAGAGAGCCAAGTTCCCATAAAGGAAGTTTTGGTCACCTTGGAATAATTGGAGGTTCAGCAAGTAAACCAGGAGCTGCCCTTCTTTGTTCAAAGGCAGCCCACAGAAGCGGAGCAGGACTTGTAACCCTTTGCACTCCTTTTGATTGTGATTTAGGTTCATCATTTAATGAAACAATGAAATTTCCTGTTTCTTCTGAAAACGGAGAATTTTCTGAACAATCAAGAAATGAAATAAAAGAATTTGTTAAAGACAAAACTGCAATAGCAGTGGGCCCTGGAATGGGAAAAGGAAAAGGCGCCAAAAAAATAATTGAATTTCTTTTAAAAAATACCAGAATTCCTATTTTAATTGATGCTGACGGATTAAATCTTCTTTCTGAAAACAAAGAACTTTTAAATTACCTTGATAAAAGAGTAATTTTAACTCCCCACCCCAGGGAAATGTCCAGAATTTCAGAAGTTTCCACAGAGGAAATCTTAAATGATCAAATCAAGTCGGCAAAAGAGTTTGCACAAAAATATAAATGCACTCTTATTTTAAAAACATCTTCTTCAATAATTGCTTTTCCCAATGGAAAAATAAAGATAAACACCACAGGTAACCCAGGACTTGCTGCAGGCGGAAGCGGAGATGTTCTTTCAGGAATTTGTGGAGCTTTTCTTGCAAACGGTATGAGTCCTCAGGCTGCGGCCGAAGCAGGTGTTTTTATTCATGGATATTCAGCAGATATAATATCTTTAGAAAAAGGTCCATTTGGATACCTTCCTTTAGAAACAGCTGATAATCTTCCCCATATTTTTAAAGAGCTTTGTTAA
- a CDS encoding CvpA family protein: MNGLDIAILCILGFTLIRGIMTGLVQSVSGVIGAVAGFYGAYFYYPTLADFLGNWVEPGSALNIASFFIIFCAIVIIVTILGKILKWIMKIVFLGWVDRLGGGVVGFLKGGIIVSVLVIVLTTFLPPKSSLLKESSLIPYVSSFSELMMEVVPSDFKDGSFNLNMETLKKLQEKANNGR; this comes from the coding sequence ATGAACGGACTGGATATTGCAATTTTGTGCATTCTGGGTTTTACATTGATAAGAGGGATAATGACCGGGCTGGTTCAGTCAGTTTCAGGGGTGATTGGAGCTGTTGCAGGATTTTATGGAGCTTATTTTTATTATCCCACTCTTGCTGATTTTCTTGGAAACTGGGTGGAACCGGGTTCAGCTCTTAATATAGCCTCTTTTTTTATAATTTTTTGTGCAATTGTAATTATTGTTACAATTCTTGGCAAGATACTGAAATGGATAATGAAAATAGTTTTTTTGGGCTGGGTGGACAGATTGGGAGGCGGAGTTGTTGGCTTTCTTAAAGGGGGAATTATTGTTTCAGTTCTTGTTATAGTTCTTACCACTTTTCTTCCTCCTAAAAGTTCTCTTCTTAAAGAATCCTCTCTTATTCCCTATGTTTCAAGCTTTTCCGAATTAATGATGGAGGTTGTTCCCTCGGATTTTAAAGACGGTTCTTTTAATTTAAATATGGAAACTTTAAAAAAGCTCCAGGAAAAAGCAAATAATGGCAGATAA
- the tsaE gene encoding tRNA (adenosine(37)-N6)-threonylcarbamoyltransferase complex ATPase subunit type 1 TsaE encodes MLIKEFVLENEKQTKNLAKNLGENIKPPFYIALKGDLGAGKTTFVQGLAKGIETDPAYYITSPTYNIIQTYPGKTFLIHSDLYRIYGIEELELTGFNDLLEEQNSVLAVEWPEKIENDFDFDLIIEFKITSFDKRKIRLISCGRKAELLLKKISF; translated from the coding sequence ATGTTGATTAAAGAATTTGTTTTAGAAAATGAAAAGCAGACAAAAAATCTTGCTAAAAATCTTGGTGAAAATATCAAGCCACCCTTTTATATTGCTCTTAAAGGGGATTTGGGGGCTGGAAAAACAACTTTTGTTCAAGGTCTTGCCAAAGGTATTGAAACAGACCCAGCTTACTATATAACAAGCCCTACCTATAATATTATCCAGACTTATCCGGGAAAAACATTTCTTATCCATTCAGATTTATACAGAATTTATGGAATAGAAGAACTTGAGCTTACAGGTTTTAATGATCTTCTCGAAGAGCAAAACTCTGTACTTGCTGTTGAATGGCCTGAAAAGATTGAAAATGATTTTGATTTTGACCTGATAATAGAATTTAAAATAACAAGTTTTGACAAAAGAAAAATCAGGCTAATTTCCTGTGGACGAAAGGCGGAGCTTCTGCTAAAAAAAATAAGCTTTTAG